In the Arachis ipaensis cultivar K30076 chromosome B10, Araip1.1, whole genome shotgun sequence genome, one interval contains:
- the LOC107620889 gene encoding protein FAR1-RELATED SEQUENCE 5-like, with protein MMNMLKSGISTSQIFSLLASQVGGYEFVGYGPRDMYNEIARQRRQIPGDAARVLKKLEDMRLKDPQLYFKACHDSRGLLRNLFWSDGISQLDYRLFADVIAFDATYKKNKYSCPLVIFSGVNHHNQTIVFAAALIADETTDTYIWLLRQLMFAMRGKAPTSIITDGAMAIRNAVRDVFSEVRHSLCAWHLIRNATSNVGNPSFTSKFRKIMLGDYEIPVFKRKWVQLIEEFGIEDKPWVINMYEEKHMWATAYLRGKFFAGFRTTSRCEGLHSVVGRYVGSRYDLTSFVEHFQRCVAHMRFKEFNADYESTRGVPVKQTCIELLERYAAELYTHEIFLFFRPFLSRAGSMWLLNIDNTDDCIKYIVCKHGRPDLLWTVDFRQEEMIFMCTCLRMESFGIPCEHIVKVLVDRDICEIPRSLVLDRWTKKVKSALNDPSGFTRDAVVISRQSALVKFSKQLAAVAAKVPERYEETRDIIMGLYSSYKAADEGTNQPQSGVARISNPYVHQTTGGSGQPSKKKKRQRCSVCQMEGHKKTTCPWQKNINKNVIENEANGSDDGDMCTEATADLDSDN; from the coding sequence ATGATGAACATGCTAAAGTCAGGGATTAGCACCTCACAGATATTTAGTCTTCTAGCTAGTCAAGTAGGCGGGTACGAATTTGTTGGCTATGGTCCCAGAGATATGTACAATGAGATTGCTCGGCAAAGGCGTCAAATTCCTGGTGATGCAGCACGAGTGTTGAAGAAGTTGGAGGATATGCGGTTGAAGGATCCACAATTATATTTCAAGGCATGTCACGATTCAAGAGGTTTGTTACGTAATTTGTTCTGGTCTGATGGGATTAGCCAACTAGACTACCGACTCTTCGCGGATGTTATTGCTTTTGATGCTACGTACAAGAAGAACAAGTATAGTTGTCCATTAGTCATATTCAGCGGGGTTAACCACCATAACCAAACAATTGTTTTTGCTGCTGCGTTAATTGCGGACGAAACTACTGATACATATATTTGGCTCCTGCGTCAGCTCATGTTTGCAATGAGGGGCAAGGCCCCTACCTCAATCATAACTGATGGGGCCATGGCGATTAGGAATGCAGTGAGAGATGTATTTTCTGAAGTCAGACATAGTTTATGCGCTTGGCACCTTATTCGAAATGCAACTAGCAATGTTGGAAATCCATCGTTTACATCTAAATTCAGAAAAATCATGTTGGGAGACTACGAGATTCCCGTGTTTAAGCGTAAGTGGGTTCAGCTTATTGAAGAATTTGGCATTGAGGATAAGCCGTGGGTGATCAACATGTACGAAGAGAAGCATATGTGGGCTACTGCATATCTAAGAGGAAAATTCTTTGCTGGCTTTAGAACTACATCAAGATGTGAAGGTTTACACTCAGTTGTGGGAAGGTATGTGGGGTCGCGGTATGATTTGACAAGTTTTGTAGAGCATTTTCAAAGGTGTGTTGCACACATGCGCTTTAAAGAATTTAATGCTGATTATGAATCTACACGTGGGGTGCCCGTCAAGCAAACTTGTATAGAGCTGCTAGAGAGATATGCTGCTGAGTTATACACTCACGAGATATTTCTTTTCTTTCGGCCATTTCTCTCTAGAGCTGGATCAATGTGGTTGCTAAACATAGATAATACCGATGATTGCATAAAGTACATTGTGTGTAAGCATGGGAGGCCCGATTTATTGTGGACCGTTGATTTTCGTCAAGAAGAAATGATCTTCATGTGTACCTGTTTAAGAATGGAGTCATTTGGTATTCCTTGCGAACATATTGTGAAAGTTCTGGTTGACAGAGACATCTGTGAGATTCCCCGATCATTGGTATTGGATAGATGGACAAAAAAGGTTAAATCAGCACTCAATGATCCAAGTGGGTTCACCAGGGATGCTGTTGTTATTAGTCGTCAAAGTGCCTTGGTGAAATTTTCTAAACAATTGGCTGCTGTTGCTGCTAAAGTACCAGAGAGATATGAAGAGACACGTGACATAATTATGGGATTGTACTCATCTTACAAGGCTGCAGACGAAGGCACTAATCAACCTCAGTCAGGTGTAGCTAGAATTAGCAATCCGTATGTGCATCAAACCACTGGAGGCTCAGGACAACCATCTAAGAAGAAGAAGCGGCAACGTTGTAGTGTTTGTCAAATGGAAGGACATAAGAAGACAACATGTCCTTGGCAAAAGAACATTAACAAAAACGTTATAGAAAATGAAGCTAACGGTTCGGACGATGGCGACATGTGTACCGAAGCGACGGCTGATTTAGATAGTGATAATTAG